One region of Miscanthus floridulus cultivar M001 chromosome 19, ASM1932011v1, whole genome shotgun sequence genomic DNA includes:
- the LOC136526112 gene encoding uncharacterized protein — protein sequence MRSVRRFNMKGKLAPRYIRPFRIIERCGEVAYQLELLESLSGVHDVFHVSQLKKCLHVPEEQIPLEELTVKEDLTYEEFPIKILEIAERVTRSQVIKMCNVQWNRYTEDEATWEREEDLRKRYL from the coding sequence atgagaagtgtgagaaggtttaacatgaaaggaaagttagcaccaaggtatattagaCCTTTCCGGATCATTGAGAGATGTGGTGAAGTGGCTTACCAGTTGGAATTgcttgagagtttgtcaggtgtgcatgatgtgttccatgtgtctcaattaaagaagtgcttGCATGTACcagaggagcagataccattagaggagcttacagttaaggaagatcttacctaTGAGGAGTTCCCAATAAAGATTTTGGAGATAGCAGAAAGGGTTACGAGGAGCcaagttataaagatgtgcaatGTTCAGTGGAaccggtatacagaagatgaggctacctgggaaagagaagaggatctgagaaaaagATACCTGTag